The DNA region CGAGGTGTTCGTCGGCGTCCTCGACGCGGATCATCGTGTGGTCGATGCTCCAGCGGGCGCCGAAGTCGCGCTCGACGATCTCGATCTCGTGGCCGTCCGGGTCCTTCACGAAGGCGTAGCCGGGGTTGTCCTCCGGGCGGCGGTAGTCCTCGACGCCCTCGTCCATCAGCTCGTAGTAGGCGTCGTTCACGTCCTCGACGCGGACGGCGATGTGGCCCCAGCCGTCGCCCATCGTGTACGAGCGGCCGTCGTGGTTGTAGGTGAGTTCCAGCAGCGCGCCCTCCTCGTGGACGTCCTCGGGGCCGAGGAAGACGTTGGTGAACGTGTCGGCCTCCCAGCGGCCCTTCTCCTCGTAGTCGAGGTGTGTGGTGTACCAGTCGAGCGACTCGTCGAGGTCTTCGACGCGCATCATCGTGTGGTCGAGCGTTCCGTCCATGGGCGAAAACTGGGTAGCCAGTTCGAAAAGGATACCGGACCCGGAACGTCA from Halosimplex halophilum includes:
- a CDS encoding VOC family protein codes for the protein MDGTLDHTMMRVEDLDESLDWYTTHLDYEEKGRWEADTFTNVFLGPEDVHEEGALLELTYNHDGRSYTMGDGWGHIAVRVEDVNDAYYELMDEGVEDYRRPEDNPGYAFVKDPDGHEIEIVERDFGARWSIDHTMIRVEDADEHLGWWTRKFEYEHTGRWEADSFANYFVKPEDAAEEAMAVELTYNYDGRTYELGDAWGHLAVRVDDLSEGWDQLMTREAEDYRDPESCDNSYAFTKDPDGHEVEIVTS